A segment of the Streptomyces pactum genome:
CTGGTGCTGATCGCGCTGGCGATGGCGCTGCTGGTGCACAGCGGGCTCGCCGGGCAGTGGGCGTGGCGGCTGGCGTTCTTCGCCCCCTACCTGCTGCCGGTGACCGTGGTGACCCTCATCTGGACCTGGCTCTACCAGCCCGACCTGGGCCTCGGCAACCAGTTGCTCACCACGTTCGGACTGGAGCCGGTCGGCTGGCTGTCCGACGAGTCCGTCGCCATGTGGTCGGTCGCCGCCCTCACCGTCTGGTGGACGATCGGCTTCAACTTCCTGCTCTACCTCGCCGCCCTCCAGTCCCTGCCCCCGACCTTCGACGAGGCGGCGGCGCTCGACGGGGCCGGCGCCTGGCGCCGCCTGTGGTCCGTCACCCTGCCGCAACTGCGCAGGACGACCGTCCTGGTGGCCATGCTCCAGGTCCTCGCGTCGCTCAAGGTGTTCGACCAGATCTACATCCTCACCAAGGGCGGCCCCAACGGCTCGACCCGGCCCGTCCTGGAGTACGTCTACGACGTCGGCTTCACCGGCTACCGGCTCGGTTACGCCTCCGCCATCTCCTACCTCTTCTTCGCACTCGTCATCGTCGTCTCGCTCGTGCAGCTCCGCCTCTTCCGTCAGGAGGACTGACCGTGTCCGCAACCGCCACCACCGTCCGCACACGGCGCCGTCCACCCCGCGAAACGGCCGGCGCCCCCCTGCTCCTCGGCCACGGCCGGCTGCCCCGCGTCCTGGCCGGGGCGGCGCTCGCCGTCCTGGCGGCCCTGTGGCTGGTGCCGTTCCTGTGGGCGATCGTGACGTCGGCGCAGAGCGAGAAGGACGTCTCCACCCCCGGTCTGTCACCGTTCAAGGGCGCCTTCACCCTCGACGCCTACCAGCGGATACTCGAGCGCGGCAACGTGTCCGTCTGGGCCTTCAACAGCTTCCTGATCGCCGCACTGGTCACGCTGATCACGGTGGTGGTCTCCACCCTCGCGGCGTACGGCTTCTCGCGCGGCACCTTCCGCGGCCGTCGGGCGCTGCTCGCCGTCACCGTCGCCGCCATCATGATCCCGCCGCAACTGCTCGTCGTGCCGCTGTTCGAGCAGATGCTCCTGTTCAACCTGGTCGACACCTATGCGGCGGTCATCCTGCCCCAGGTCGTCGCCCCGATGATGGTGTTCATCCTCAAGCGGTTCTTCGACGGCATCCCCAAGGAACTGGAGGAGGCGGCCCGGATCGACGGCGCCCGCGAATTCCGCGTCTTCCGGTCGATCGTGCTGCCGCTCTCCCGGCCGATCGTGGCCGCCGTGGCGATCTTCGTCTTCATCGGGGCGTGGAACAACTTCATGTGGCCGTTCATCGTGACCAACGACCCGGACCTGATGACCCTCCCGGTGGGCCTGGCCACCGTGAAGGACGCCTACGGCATCCAGTACGCGCAGTCCATGGCGTCCGCCCTGCTGGCGGCCCTGCCGCTGATCGTGTTCTTCCTCCTCTTCCAGCGCCGCATCGTCAACTCCGTCGCCACCACCGGCCTCGGCGGTTCCTGACCCTCGTTCCACCCGCTGTAGACACGGGTCCGGCGCTCCCGCGCCGGCCCACCGATCGACTGGAGCATGTGTGCCCACTCACTCCGCACCGCGCCCGGAGTACCCGCGACCGCAGTTCGTGCGCCGCGACTGGCTCAACCTGAACGGCGCCTGGCAGTTCGAGACCGACCGGGGCGACAGCGGACTCGAGCGCGGCCTGCTCGACCGCGAGCTGCACGGCGAGATCCTCGTACCCTTCCCGCCCGAGTCCGAACTGTCCGGCATCGGGGACACCGACTTCCTGGAGGCCGTCTGGTACCGGCGCGCCCTCACCCTTCCGGCGGCCTGGGCCGGACGCCGCGTACTGCTGCACTTCGGCGCCGTCGACCACGACACCACCGTGTGGGCCGACGGCAAGGAGGTCGCCCGGCACCGCGGCGGCTTCACCCCCTTCACCGCCGACCTCGGCGACATCGCCGGGGCGGGGGAGGAGGTCGTCATCACCGTCCGCGCCCGCGACCCGAAGTCAGGCCCGCAGGCCCGCGGCAAGCAGGCCGTCGAGTACGCCAACCACGACTGCAACTACACCCGGGTGACAGGCATCTGGCAGACCGTCTGGCTGGAGCCCGTCCCCGACCTGCACCTGCGCCGCCCCCGGATCACCCCCGACCTGGCCGGCTCCGCCTTCCACCTCGAACTGCCGCTGTCCGGCAACCGGCCCGGACACCGGGTACGCGCCGTCCTGGCCGACGCCGGGGGCGAGGTGAGCCGCGCCGAGGCCCGCGCCGACCTGGACCTCGCCCCGCGCCTGCACCTGCCGGTGCCGGACGACCGGCGACGGGAGTGGGGCCCCGGCGACCCGCACCTGTACGACCTGCGTCTCGAGCTCCTCGACGCCGCCGGGCGGATCGTCGACAGCGCCCAGAGCTACGCCGGCCTGCGCGCCGTCGGCCTGCGCGGCAAGGCCGTCCTCCTCAACGGACGCCCGG
Coding sequences within it:
- a CDS encoding carbohydrate ABC transporter permease, with product MTTTAPLGTEAQTGPPAAGAAGRRRGTPRRTRTTPGAGFLFVLPFLLVFGLFMVWPIVQGLWMSFTDSSLALRDTSFVGFDNYAEALGDPDVWSSLGNTVVFTVISSVPLVLIALAMALLVHSGLAGQWAWRLAFFAPYLLPVTVVTLIWTWLYQPDLGLGNQLLTTFGLEPVGWLSDESVAMWSVAALTVWWTIGFNFLLYLAALQSLPPTFDEAAALDGAGAWRRLWSVTLPQLRRTTVLVAMLQVLASLKVFDQIYILTKGGPNGSTRPVLEYVYDVGFTGYRLGYASAISYLFFALVIVVSLVQLRLFRQED
- a CDS encoding carbohydrate ABC transporter permease — its product is MSATATTVRTRRRPPRETAGAPLLLGHGRLPRVLAGAALAVLAALWLVPFLWAIVTSAQSEKDVSTPGLSPFKGAFTLDAYQRILERGNVSVWAFNSFLIAALVTLITVVVSTLAAYGFSRGTFRGRRALLAVTVAAIMIPPQLLVVPLFEQMLLFNLVDTYAAVILPQVVAPMMVFILKRFFDGIPKELEEAARIDGAREFRVFRSIVLPLSRPIVAAVAIFVFIGAWNNFMWPFIVTNDPDLMTLPVGLATVKDAYGIQYAQSMASALLAALPLIVFFLLFQRRIVNSVATTGLGGS